From the genome of Toxoplasma gondii ME49 chromosome XII, whole genome shotgun sequence:
AGTCGGCGAGACAGTCCATGTCGCCCTTCCGGCAGTCGGAACAGCATTTTTGTTTGTTTCCGAAGAACCCGTTTCCATTTGGTCGAGTTCCGTTTCCGGAATTCGGCGTATATTCGGGGCGGTCGAATCGGTCGCGGTCGTTCCCGCCCAGCAACGCGCCGCCGCTCAGCAGGCTTCCgacgcctccgcctcctaGCAAATTTCCTCCCACGTTTCCTCCCAGTAAACTTCCGCCGGCATTTCCCCCCAGTAACGTACCTCCGACGTTTCCACCCAGCAAATTTCCTCCGAGGCCGCCACCCAAAACGTTGTCCAGCAGCGAATTCCCATTGCCATCGAGCAGTCCTTCTGGCtctgctgaagaagacgcagacgcgttCTGTTCACGCCGCGGAGAGGAGTAAAAAGAAGGGGATGCCAGGCCTACAGAGTTGAGAGCGGCTTGAGCGAGGGCAGGAACGTCTGGGGTGGGGAAGGGAGCTTGCgagcggagaagagcagagacgtcCCCGACAGCGGTGAGTGCGTCGGTCGACAAGAGTCCAGGAACTCCGGAGGCTAAGGCAGCGAAACTCAGAGGCGTTGTGGATCGCGGAGAGGACAGCGCTGTCTCGCCGAGGACGGGactgaggagagaggaaaagcttggaggaaacaaggaagcATCTGGTTGAGGCGAAGAAGTGCTACGTACAGAAGGCGCTTGtggcagcgaggaagaagacttgGGGCGTGGGGAGGAGCTAGGGCGCGAAACGGACTGTTTTGCTGGTTgagaggcggcagcggcgACGGGGGTTCCTTgggccttttcttcttttgctctGCGGAAGGGAGAGGCACTTGCGGTAGAAGTTTCCGGAGAAACAGTGAACGTTTCCGGGAGTGGAAAGGCGGTGGCTTTGGAGTCCACGCCGCGCAGACGGCGGGCCGTCACCGTCGTTTGGGGAAAGAAAGACTTCTGAAGACAAAACATAGAGTAACGCGTACTCTTTATGAAAAGCGAAGACTCTATTGAAACCACAATTCAACAATGATATGTGGGGATAGTCGGTGACGAGAAGGCGGCCTTTACCATTTTGTAACGGTTCTTCCACAACAAAGAGAGATGCACGTTTGTGAAACGCACATCGTGCGATAAGAGTACAGAGAGTTTGTTCGTTGTTCTGGAACGTGGATCTTCATGATTTGCTGTTggcacagaaaaaggaatTGGGGAGACGCAAAGAACAGTAAAGAGTGGGATATACATCGgtgaagcaaagacaacAGTTGTCCCTAATCacagaaaagcagccaagGAGTTATTTCACAAGACGTAGGAACACGGAAAAGCTGAAAAGAGATGGCTTGTagcgaaaaacagacacttTCACCCAATTCGCAGTTCACGCATCAGTCGTAGAAGTCAGAGGGGAAGCAGCCAAGGGAAAGAGGTGTTTTCTACTTTTAGGATCTTGAAGGAACtaggcagaagaaagcgagtTTTCCCACCCGCGACACGGCTTACTTTATGTACAGAGTACGACCATTTTGATCACAAATCTGCAGTCATCTTATATTCTGGTTGACTGACACTCTCTGAGACAGTTTATGAACGATTTCTGCTGAAAGAAATTACCTTTTCCACAAGAACGCGAGGGAGTTCGTCGGTTGTCTCAGAGAGCAGCGTCAACGCTGCGAAGAGCggcacagaaaacgagaaacagagacccCCGTTAAGAGCTGCTGAaacctctctttctgtttcatCGATTTAGTTGTGTGAAAATACGAGAGTAGCCATTCCGTGGAAACGGAACAAAGGTCGCAGACATCTCGGCAAGCGTTGGTTTCgtgtcgtttctcttctttctttttgtttACCGTGTACTGCTTGTTTTAGTGTTAGAGTGGCTTTTCTGTAGCAGCCGACCCAAAGAAGTGACAGCCGTGTTTACGCAAAACTACGAACTCTTGTCAAGTT
Proteins encoded in this window:
- a CDS encoding hypothetical protein (encoded by transcript TGME49_219370) codes for the protein MFCLQKSFFPQTTVTARRLRGVDSKATAFPLPETFTVSPETSTASASPFRRAKEEKAQGTPVAAAASQPAKQSVSRPSSSPRPKSSSSLPQAPSVRSTSSPQPDASLFPPSFSSLLSPVLGETALSSPRSTTPLSFAALASGVPGLLSTDALTAVGDVSALLRSQAPFPTPDVPALAQAALNSVGLASPSFYSSPRREQNASASSSAEPEGLLDGNGNSLLDNVLGGGLGGNLLGGNVGGTLLGGNAGGSLLGGNVGGNLLGGGGVGSLLSGGALLGGNDRDRFDRPEYTPNSGNGTRPNGNGFFGNKQKCCSDCRKGDMDCLADCQRGNCSQNPTCEAAEEGAYAAYCQERCGGRVGGRATRPLVTAGCRSSCAAGVALRCEKRMCREYGCTDNACSRKAPLMCG